The Balneola sp. genomic interval GATGTTGTTTCAGAAAAACCAAAAGTTTGGAGGGTTCATAATCCATTCCATCCTGAGAACAAAAATGTTACTATTCAGCCCAATAATTTTGATGTGAAAATCAGCGTAGATAAAAAGTAAATCCTAAGAATAGTTTTAGTTGGTAGACTCACAATGAATAAGCTTTCTAATGACACAGTCAAAAAACTTAACCAGAGAGTAGATGAATTCATCGTTGAAATAGAACCCTCGGAGGATCACTTATTCACCTATGATGAATTAATGCCAATTTATAAATCTAAGCTTCAGGAATACTCTGAGTTAGTTTTTGGTAAAATAAACAAAGACTATATTGATGAAGAGTTTGAGGAATTGACTAAAAAACTAACGGCAGCAACTCTGGATGCTACTGATGGTTCGGATGAAATACTTACAGAAATATTAGGAATAGAATGTGCCAAAATTGTTTTTAAGAATAATGAAGTCAAAAGCTCTGAAGAAGTCGATCAAGAAACAAAGGCTTATGAAGCTCAACACAAAGCAATGAGTTACCTTTTCATAGATGGCAACAAGCCGGGTATGAGAGTAACGGAAGAGTTTAAGAGAAATATTTACAGGGATATCCGTAAAAAAGAACAAGCAGCTAACAATTCGGGATGCTTAGTCCTGATTTTTGCACTATCTAGTCTTGCTTTCTACTTAGCATAATTTTCAAAATTTTAAATTAATTACATGCTCACAGGCGAACTAAAAAACAAAGTCGATAAAATCTGGGAAACGTTGTGGACGGCCGGGATCTCCAATCCGCTCACCGTCATCGAACAGCTGACCTATCTCCTCTTCATCAAAGGACTGGATGACGAACAGACTCGAAAGGAGAAAAAATCTGAACGTACAGGTGACCCAATCGAGAATCCGACCTTTTCAGAAGACCAGGATCATCTGCGGTGGAAGAATCTGAAGCAGCTGGATCCGGAGGCGATGTTTGATACGATTCGGGATAAGGTGTTTCCGTTCATGAAGAATGGCAGTACCTACCGCAAGCATATGGAGGGCGCGATGTTTTTGTTTCCCAAGCCTTCTACGCTGGCGCGGGTGGTGGAACTGATGGATCAGCTGGAGCTGAAGGACCGCGATACCAAGGGCGATATGTATGAGTATATGCTGTCAAAACTCAGCGTGGCGGGACAAAACGGGCAGTTCCGTACGCCGAGGCATATCATAAAGATGATGGTAGAACTGACCCAGCCGAAGCCGCTGGAAAATATCGCCGATCCTGCCTGCGGTACGGCCGGATTCCTGGTGGCAGCCGGAGAATACATCCGCGACAACCACGCCAAGGCGATGGTGGATAATAAAACCCGCGAACATTTTAAATCGGAGATGTTTACCGGCTATGATTTTGACAACTCCATGCTCCGCATCGGGAATATGAATATGGTGATGCATGGGTTTGATGGTGCGACTATTGATTACAAAGACTCGCTTTCTTCTTCGGATGATGATGATCTTACGGAACAGTTTGACTTGATACTCGCCAATCCGCCCTTCAAGGGCTCGCTGGATTACGACAGCGTGGCTTCTGATTTGCTGCAAACCGTAAAGACTAAAAAGACTGAACTGCTGTTTAATGCCCTCTTTTTACGGGCGCTGAAAACCGGTGGACGGGCAGCGGTGGTGGTGCCGGATGGCGTGCTGTTTGGGAGTTCCAAAGCGCATAAGGAAATCCGACGAATTTTGGTTGAAGAGCAGCAGCTGAATGCGGTGATCTCCATGCCGAGCGGAGTGTTTAAACCCTATGCCGGAGTGAGCACGGCCGTGATCATCTTCACCAAAACCAACTCGGGCGGAACCGATACTGTCTGGTTTTACGATATGAAAGCCGATGGCTATTCCCTGGATGACAAGCGAGACAAAATTGACGACGACGACATCCCCGACATCATTGAGCGATACCACAATTTAGATAATGAAACCGGCCGCAAGCGCACCGACCGTAGCTTCCTTGTGCCCAAAGGCGAGATCGTAGAGCAAAACTACGATCTCTCCATTAACCGCTACAAAGAGATTGAGTACGAAGAAGTGGAATACGACGATCCCAAAACCATCATCAACGGGAAAGATGGTCAGCCCGGACTGCGACAGCTCGCCGAAGAACGCCTGAAGATTTTGGATGAACTGGAGGGGATGGTTTGAAAGTGGTTGAATTGGGAAGCATTTGTGAATTTGAAAATGGTGATCGGGGTAAAAATTACCCGTCTAGATCAGATCAAGTTGAAGAAGGTGTACCATTTATAAATGCAGGCTGTTTAAAAGACTGGGGAATAGATTCAGACGAATTAAACTTTATTACTGAAGAGAGATATAATTTACTAAGTAGTGGTAAATTAAAACAGAATGATATTCTATTTTGCTTGAGGGGTTCACTTGGAAAATTTGCTATAAATTCAGATGGCTTAAAAGGAGCAATAGCATCATCATTAGTTTTATTAAGGCCTAAAAAAGATCTTAATGTTCATTACCTAAAGAATTATCTCAAAAGTGAACAATTTCGGCGATTAATTGAAAGGGCTGACGATAGTTCTTCTCAACCCAACTTATCAGCGACGAGAGTTAAAAAATTTCCAATCCCCCTCCCCAGCCTCTCCGAGCAGAAAGCCATTGTGGCGAAGCTGGACCGGGCGCAGCGGCTCATCGACATCGACAAAGAAATGCTCGCCAAATACGACGACCTCATCCAAAGCGTGTTTTTGGAAATGTTTGGGGACCCGGTTTCAAATCCGAAAGGGTGGGACATTCATGAATTGAATGAATTATGCAAAAAAATTACTGATGGTGAACATGGCTCGGTAAACCGTGTTGAAACTGGTAAAATGTATTTAATGGCAAGAAACGTAGGTCATTTCGGATTAAATTTTGAAGAGGTCTCATATATAGAAAAATCAGACCATGAAAGAATTTATAAGAGATGTAACCCAGAAAGTGGTGATTTACTTCTTGTTTGTGTAGGAGCAACAATTGGACGTTGTTGTCTTGTACCAGATGATGTTGAAGAATTTTCATTGGCAAGAAGTGTGGCTTTAATAAAACCAACGGATAGTTTAAGACCCATTTACCTCTTACATCACTTTAAGAACAGTGGTTTTCAGAATAAAATGATGAGTAAGAGGAATACCTCTGCTCAGTCTGGCTTATATCTTAGACAAATTAGAAGTTTAAAGTTTATACTACCCCCAATCGAATTACAAGAAAGATTTGTTGAGAGAGCTTTAAAAATTGATAGTGAAAAACTTATGATAGAAAATTCCTTAAAAAAATCAGAAGAGTTGTTTTCGTCGTTGGTGCAGGGGGCGTTTAATTAATTAGTATACGGGGTAAGATGAGCAAAGAAAACGAAAGAATAATAAAACCATTAATTACGGATTCAGACACAATTAAAGACTTTTTTGAGGAGGATGACTCTTTAAAATTGAAAACCAGCTACTCTGATCTGGTTAATAAATATAAAGCTGAGTTACTGTCAAGTGAAGATAATTTTCCAAAATATGATCTTGAAGGTAATAGGTTAGAGTTATCTGGAGACCTTACTAAATCAACAAGTAACAAATTTGATTTAAAAAATAAGTCTGAAGATCAAATTGATTTATCTCCTGATAATCAAAAATCAGTAGATGAGTGTCTCGAATATTTTACCGACGCTTCACTAAATTATGAAGCACTTTATGAATTATTCGAAGACTGGCAAACACCCAAGACAAGGGCTGTAAAAAAGTTTCTAATCACCATAATCACAGTTTTAACTTTTGGCTTCATTGCTAAGGTTGATTTAAGGCAAATAAGCTTGTTTGGGGTGCCTACTAATGAGGTAAGTATTTTCCATTTTATGATAGCGATTACGCTAATATTAGTTCTAAGCTACACTTATTACTTATTGCAAAATTTGAAAGATAAAAATGTTGCAGAGGCAAGAGTAAAGACAGTTAGAAATGAATTAGAAGTCTGCTCTGACTTCGCAGCAAAATTGGAGGATATTGTAAAGGTAACTAAAGTGGATTCTGTTGAGAAACTCATTAAAAGTTTTACGCCCAGAAAAACGCTCTTGAGTGATAATAGTCCCTTGAACGTTTACGAGTCAATTATTCATTATAAAAGTGAATTAGAAGCACCTAACAATTCGAATAAATTCTTAAACCTTATCGAAAAGCTAGGCATCACTCTTATGTTTTCAATTTCATTGATATATGTCTACAAAACAGTTCTATTAGTCTATTTTGAAAATGCTGGTTGGTACATAATTTGGCTTCTCATATTAATTTATACTGCATTGTTGTATCCTTACAATAAAAATAAGTAAGTGTTTTCTGAGTTCCATTACTCATCAATCTGTAGTATGAAAACTCCCAAAGAAAAAAGAGAAATAGCCCAAAGTGAAGCCCGGGATAAATTAATTAAAGCTTTGTCCAGTGCTGTTCCCTTTGGAA includes:
- a CDS encoding type I restriction endonuclease subunit S yields the protein MKVVELGSICEFENGDRGKNYPSRSDQVEEGVPFINAGCLKDWGIDSDELNFITEERYNLLSSGKLKQNDILFCLRGSLGKFAINSDGLKGAIASSLVLLRPKKDLNVHYLKNYLKSEQFRRLIERADDSSSQPNLSATRVKKFPIPLPSLSEQKAIVAKLDRAQRLIDIDKEMLAKYDDLIQSVFLEMFGDPVSNPKGWDIHELNELCKKITDGEHGSVNRVETGKMYLMARNVGHFGLNFEEVSYIEKSDHERIYKRCNPESGDLLLVCVGATIGRCCLVPDDVEEFSLARSVALIKPTDSLRPIYLLHHFKNSGFQNKMMSKRNTSAQSGLYLRQIRSLKFILPPIELQERFVERALKIDSEKLMIENSLKKSEELFSSLVQGAFN